The following coding sequences lie in one Silvanigrella aquatica genomic window:
- a CDS encoding 2Fe-2S iron-sulfur cluster-binding protein, translating into MSKPIIHFVLEDMEVEVPIGSTFQQIVDASGADVTFGCRNGTCGTCRIKIEKGTENISPMEREEKDFLQSIEANSNERLGCQIKILGNCSINYIGL; encoded by the coding sequence ATGTCAAAACCTATTATACATTTTGTTTTAGAAGATATGGAAGTAGAAGTTCCAATTGGATCTACTTTTCAACAAATTGTCGACGCTAGTGGCGCTGATGTTACTTTTGGATGCCGTAACGGAACATGTGGAACTTGTCGCATTAAAATTGAAAAAGGAACGGAAAATATTTCACCCATGGAACGTGAGGAAAAAGATTTTTTACAATCTATCGAAGCCAATTCCAACGAAAGACTGGGTTGCCAAATAAAAATTTTAGGGAATTGTTCCATTAACTACATAGGCCTTTAA